One stretch of Comamonas testosteroni DNA includes these proteins:
- the argA gene encoding amino-acid N-acetyltransferase, producing MSTVFNFTFVPWFRSVAPYIHKFRHQTFVVGLTGEAIDAGKLSSIVQDLAMIQAMGVKIVLVHGFRPQVNEQLRLKGQEPRYYNGMRVTDSIALDCAQEAAGQLRYEIEAAFSQGLPNTPMAGARVRVISGNFLTARPVGIVDGVDFMHSGLVRKVDVEGIRSALDSEAMVLVSPFGFSPTGEAFNLSMEEVATRVAIELKADKLLFLTEVPGVRMDPSGPADENNPIDTELPLDAARRLLAQLPPAQQPTDVGFYLQHCVRACEHGVERSHILPFSTDGALLLEIYVHDGIGTMVIDEKLEELREATIDDVGGIIQLIEPFERDGTLVKRDRTEIERDIASYTVIEHDGVIFGCAALHPYLEAKTAEMAAVTVSPKSQGTGDGEKLLKRIEQRARALGCETMFVLTTRTMHWFIKRGFQPVEPEWLPEARKAKYNWGRKSQVLVKKL from the coding sequence ATGTCCACCGTCTTCAATTTCACCTTTGTTCCCTGGTTCAGGTCTGTGGCCCCCTATATCCACAAGTTCCGACACCAGACCTTTGTGGTGGGCCTGACTGGTGAAGCCATTGATGCGGGCAAGCTCAGCTCCATCGTCCAGGATCTGGCAATGATCCAGGCCATGGGCGTCAAGATCGTACTGGTGCACGGCTTCCGCCCCCAGGTCAACGAGCAATTGCGCCTCAAGGGCCAGGAGCCGCGTTATTACAACGGCATGCGAGTCACCGACTCCATTGCGCTGGACTGCGCCCAGGAAGCGGCCGGCCAGCTGCGTTACGAGATCGAAGCAGCCTTCAGCCAGGGTCTCCCCAATACGCCCATGGCCGGTGCGCGCGTGCGCGTGATTTCGGGCAACTTCCTCACGGCACGTCCCGTGGGCATCGTCGATGGCGTGGACTTCATGCACTCCGGCCTGGTGCGCAAGGTCGACGTGGAAGGCATTCGCAGCGCACTGGACTCCGAAGCCATGGTGCTGGTCTCGCCCTTCGGCTTCTCGCCCACGGGTGAGGCGTTCAATCTCAGCATGGAAGAAGTGGCCACCCGCGTGGCCATCGAGCTCAAGGCCGACAAGCTGCTGTTCCTGACCGAAGTGCCCGGCGTGCGCATGGACCCCAGCGGCCCGGCCGACGAGAACAACCCCATCGATACCGAGCTGCCGCTGGACGCCGCGCGCCGCCTGCTGGCCCAGCTCCCGCCTGCACAGCAGCCTACCGATGTGGGCTTTTATCTGCAGCACTGCGTGCGCGCCTGCGAGCATGGCGTGGAGCGCAGCCATATCCTGCCCTTCTCGACCGACGGAGCGCTTCTGCTGGAGATCTATGTGCACGACGGCATAGGCACCATGGTCATTGACGAAAAGCTCGAAGAACTGCGCGAGGCCACGATCGACGACGTGGGCGGCATCATTCAGCTGATCGAGCCTTTCGAACGCGACGGCACGCTGGTCAAGCGCGACCGCACCGAGATCGAGCGCGATATCGCCAGCTACACCGTCATCGAGCATGACGGCGTGATCTTCGGTTGCGCGGCCCTGCACCCCTACCTCGAGGCCAAGACCGCCGAAATGGCCGCCGTCACCGTCTCTCCCAAGAGCCAGGGTACGGGCGATGGCGAAAAACTGCTCAAACGCATCGAACAGCGCGCTCGCGCCCTGGGCTGCGAAACCATGTTTGTGCTGACCACGCGAACCATGCACTGGTTCATCAAGCGCGGCTTCCAGCCCGTGGAGCCCGAATGGCTGCCGGAAGCCCGCAAGGCCAAGTACAACTGGGGCCGCAAGAGCCAGGTGCTGGTGAAGAAGCTCTAA
- a CDS encoding SRPBCC family protein — MVDIIHRIGIRAPIGDVFQAISSVAGIAGWWTREMSASAGPEVAMSARFTDQTGQELGKICFDLVRQDTEHSVRWRFTDGPQEWIGTEATFELSRQDGYTILLFGHRNWRETVEFTAHCSMKWAVFLLSLKALAESGKGSPSPQDTKIDNWN, encoded by the coding sequence ATGGTGGACATCATTCATAGAATTGGCATCAGAGCGCCTATCGGCGATGTTTTCCAGGCAATCTCTTCCGTTGCAGGTATAGCCGGCTGGTGGACCCGGGAGATGAGCGCAAGCGCAGGGCCCGAAGTCGCGATGAGCGCGCGCTTCACCGACCAGACCGGTCAGGAGCTCGGGAAAATATGCTTCGACCTCGTCAGGCAGGACACAGAGCACAGCGTGCGCTGGCGCTTCACGGACGGGCCCCAAGAATGGATAGGTACCGAGGCAACTTTCGAGTTGAGCCGCCAGGACGGGTACACCATTCTGTTGTTCGGCCACCGGAACTGGCGCGAAACGGTCGAGTTCACAGCCCATTGCAGCATGAAATGGGCTGTCTTCCTGCTCAGTCTCAAAGCTCTGGCCGAGAGCGGCAAAGGCAGCCCGTCTCCCCAAGATACCAAGATCGACAACTGGAACTAG
- a CDS encoding class I SAM-dependent methyltransferase — translation MKNMSCNFMLLNEVIRSPREIGALCPSSERLGNTMASLVCGGDEGLVVELGAGTGVITESLLRSGIAPGRLVIIEKSSSFASYLSERFPQISVFHADAGDWPSLLGRAAVKAVVSGLPLRSLPHQSVHKITDTWARSLTSDGRVIQFTYSLFGASAWQSAGLKRIDRETVWGNLPPARVEVFSRP, via the coding sequence ATGAAAAATATGTCGTGCAACTTCATGCTGTTGAACGAAGTGATACGGTCTCCCCGCGAGATCGGCGCCCTGTGCCCGAGTTCGGAGCGATTGGGCAACACCATGGCCTCTTTGGTGTGCGGCGGAGACGAGGGCCTGGTGGTAGAGCTTGGAGCAGGAACAGGAGTCATCACCGAGTCACTGCTGCGCAGCGGCATCGCGCCCGGCAGACTGGTGATCATAGAAAAGTCCTCCTCGTTCGCCAGCTACCTGTCCGAGCGATTCCCTCAGATCAGCGTTTTTCATGCCGATGCCGGTGACTGGCCCTCGCTTCTCGGTCGTGCAGCGGTCAAGGCCGTAGTCTCCGGTTTGCCGCTTCGCTCACTGCCCCATCAGTCCGTGCACAAGATCACCGATACCTGGGCCCGCTCGCTCACCAGCGATGGCCGCGTGATCCAGTTCACCTACTCGCTGTTTGGCGCATCCGCCTGGCAAAGCGCAGGCCTCAAGCGCATAGACCGCGAAACCGTGTGGGGCAATCTGCCGCCGGCACGGGTGGAAGTGTTCTCACGCCCCTGA
- a CDS encoding phosphatase PAP2 family protein, with protein sequence MNLMQGTVNGWQLISPRKLAPMLFLAAVALGEALWIHARPLAFSGTEPVLWTTLILLSISLIYGYSGRSLALSEMSFYAALWIVTALIGTILTYIFATLNLPLLDAQFTRLDQALGFNWLAFYDFVQQHPLLRAILTLAYFSLLPQIFFSIIYLSHCGRDDRNEELWWSSFTALMLTALLSGLLPAAGTLFYHSVGLENAVHLPHFMALRERSLSEFAFGDLKGIVTFPSYHATIALLLIHAYRQLRLFRWVLALNILMLISTPINGGHYLVDMLGSGIVTVFSIYLTRRVQYFLQR encoded by the coding sequence ATGAACTTGATGCAGGGAACCGTCAATGGCTGGCAACTGATCAGTCCCCGAAAGCTCGCGCCCATGCTTTTCCTGGCCGCCGTTGCCCTCGGAGAAGCCCTGTGGATACATGCCCGTCCACTTGCCTTTTCCGGTACCGAGCCGGTGCTCTGGACGACTCTGATCCTGCTGAGCATCAGCTTGATCTATGGATATTCGGGGCGTAGCCTGGCCTTGTCCGAGATGTCTTTCTACGCAGCCCTGTGGATAGTGACAGCGCTGATCGGCACGATACTGACCTATATATTCGCGACCCTGAACCTGCCGCTGCTCGATGCCCAATTCACCAGACTGGATCAGGCTCTGGGATTCAACTGGCTGGCTTTCTATGACTTTGTCCAGCAACACCCACTTCTCAGAGCCATCCTCACGCTGGCCTATTTCAGCCTGCTGCCACAGATCTTTTTCTCGATCATCTACCTCTCGCACTGCGGAAGAGACGACAGAAACGAGGAGCTGTGGTGGTCGTCGTTCACTGCCTTGATGCTGACGGCCCTGCTATCGGGCCTGCTGCCGGCCGCAGGCACTCTTTTCTACCACTCCGTAGGTCTGGAAAACGCCGTGCACCTGCCTCACTTCATGGCGCTCAGGGAGAGAAGCCTGAGCGAGTTCGCATTCGGGGATCTGAAGGGCATTGTCACGTTCCCCTCCTATCACGCGACGATTGCCTTGCTGCTCATCCATGCCTACAGACAGCTCCGGCTTTTTCGCTGGGTGCTTGCATTGAACATCCTGATGCTGATCTCCACGCCCATCAACGGCGGGCACTATCTGGTGGACATGCTGGGCAGCGGCATTGTTACCGTTTTTTCCATCTATCTGACGAGGCGCGTTCAATATTTCCTGCAGCGATGA
- a CDS encoding type II secretion system F family protein: protein MLIVALLTFAALMLAAGALFFWATPTVTEQRLQELSPAPLSSGWTETAVKLVGPFAHLSSPTAGSDATPLRLRFLNAGIRNENAPLLYFGAKTLLPLVMMFLVYSLMLAQGTTDSLQLLLYPLVTGLVACYLPNLVLRWMAARRKREIFENFPDAADLMLVCVEAGMGLDAALGKVTAEIRIKSEALAQELHWTNLEMRAGSTREKSLRNLAARTGVDEIHAFTAMLTQADRFGTSIGDSIRVFSDDLRHKRQMRAEELAAKIPTKMLLPLVTCIFPAIVMVVLGPAIIRLLRMVLPMIAGSA, encoded by the coding sequence ATGTTAATCGTCGCCCTGCTCACTTTCGCTGCCCTCATGCTGGCTGCAGGAGCCCTGTTCTTCTGGGCCACGCCCACGGTCACCGAACAGCGCCTGCAAGAGCTGAGCCCGGCCCCTCTGTCCAGCGGCTGGACAGAAACCGCCGTCAAGCTGGTGGGGCCGTTCGCTCACCTGTCCTCCCCCACCGCAGGCAGTGATGCCACCCCGTTGCGCCTGCGCTTTCTGAATGCAGGCATTCGCAACGAAAACGCGCCCTTGCTGTATTTTGGCGCGAAGACGCTGCTGCCTCTGGTGATGATGTTCCTGGTCTATTCGCTGATGCTGGCCCAGGGCACGACAGACAGCCTGCAACTCCTGCTTTATCCGCTGGTCACCGGGCTGGTGGCCTGCTATCTGCCCAATCTGGTGCTGCGCTGGATGGCCGCGCGCCGCAAACGCGAGATCTTCGAGAATTTCCCCGATGCCGCCGACCTCATGCTGGTCTGCGTGGAGGCAGGCATGGGACTGGATGCAGCGCTGGGCAAGGTGACTGCCGAGATCCGGATCAAAAGCGAAGCCCTGGCCCAGGAGCTTCACTGGACCAACCTGGAAATGCGCGCCGGCAGCACCCGCGAGAAATCCTTGCGCAACCTGGCCGCCCGCACCGGAGTGGACGAGATTCACGCCTTCACGGCCATGCTGACGCAAGCGGACCGCTTCGGCACCAGCATCGGCGACTCCATCCGCGTATTCTCGGACGATCTGCGTCACAAGCGGCAGATGCGTGCCGAGGAGCTGGCCGCCAAGATCCCCACCAAGATGCTGCTGCCGCTGGTGACCTGCATCTTCCCTGCCATCGTGATGGTGGTTCTGGGGCCGGCAATCATCAGACTGCTGCGCATGGTACTGCCCATGATCGCGGGAAGCGCCTAG
- a CDS encoding type II secretion system F family protein — translation MLSFSSSHSILVIIALVFAAVLLLLEGAHMVWKQYKSPEAKRLERRLRALSAADDHSNPTKLVKERVLSDMPRMQRMLQSMPRAHQLDRVIVQSGLEWTVSGLLLGIGIMFFLGALAASMFHVPMELALLAGAVLGSLPWLYLQRKRSQRLGLLERQIPEALDLIARALRAGHAFSAGLQMAGEELSEPIAGEFRLVHDEINYGTALQQALNNLGERIPITDLRYFIVAVLIQRESGGNLTEMLSNLSRLIRERLKLHAKIRVLSSEGRLSAWILGLMPFALTALLNFVNPEFMSTLWTDPIGIVILQWLAGLMVIGVLMLRRIVRIRV, via the coding sequence ATGCTGTCTTTTTCTTCTTCCCACTCGATCCTGGTGATCATTGCACTGGTGTTTGCCGCCGTGCTTTTGCTGCTCGAAGGCGCTCACATGGTCTGGAAGCAGTACAAGAGTCCCGAGGCAAAGCGGCTTGAACGCCGGCTCAGGGCCTTGTCCGCCGCGGACGATCACAGCAATCCGACCAAGCTGGTCAAGGAACGCGTGCTCAGCGATATGCCCAGGATGCAGCGCATGCTGCAAAGCATGCCACGCGCCCACCAGCTGGACCGCGTGATTGTTCAGTCAGGCCTGGAATGGACGGTCTCAGGTTTGCTGCTCGGCATCGGGATAATGTTCTTCCTGGGTGCGCTGGCCGCAAGCATGTTCCATGTGCCCATGGAGCTGGCACTGCTCGCCGGTGCCGTCCTGGGCAGCCTGCCGTGGCTTTACCTGCAGCGCAAGCGCAGTCAGCGCCTGGGCCTGCTGGAGCGCCAGATTCCCGAAGCGCTGGATCTGATTGCACGGGCATTGCGCGCCGGCCACGCATTTTCGGCAGGCCTGCAAATGGCCGGAGAAGAGCTGTCCGAGCCCATAGCCGGCGAGTTCCGCCTTGTGCACGACGAGATCAACTACGGCACAGCGCTGCAGCAGGCCTTGAACAATCTCGGAGAAAGAATACCGATCACCGATCTGCGCTACTTCATCGTCGCCGTATTGATACAGCGCGAATCGGGTGGCAACCTCACCGAGATGCTGAGCAATCTGAGTCGCCTGATCCGCGAACGGCTCAAGCTTCACGCCAAGATCCGGGTTCTGTCCTCCGAAGGTCGACTGTCGGCCTGGATCCTGGGGCTGATGCCTTTTGCCCTGACAGCCCTGCTCAATTTCGTGAACCCGGAATTCATGTCCACCTTGTGGACCGACCCCATAGGCATCGTCATTTTGCAATGGCTGGCCGGACTCATGGTGATCGGCGTGTTGATGCTGCGCCGCATTGTCCGCATACGGGTATGA
- a CDS encoding CpaF family protein, with product MSLRDFLATSATRASKPALQVVPEAADTPEVAEPQTPPSAPAAPHYGHSAAYLALRARIHAKLLERFDLAALESLPTQTLQQEIASMTERLLEEDSAVVNDLERRLLIRDIQHEMLGFGPLELLMTDPAISDILVNRHDQIYVERLGRLELTPVVFTDDKHLLRIIDKIVSRIGRRIDESSPMVDARLPDGSRVNAVIPPVALDGPMMSIRRFARIPLRMENLIQDLKSLTPGMALTLEALAKAKVNMIISGGTGAGKTTLLNILSGYIPAVERVVTIEDAAELQLQQPHVVRMETRPPNIEGRGEITQRSLVRNALRMRPDRIIIGEVRGAEAVDMLQAMNTGHEGSLTTIHANTPRDSLARLENMVGMAGLNLPHQAARQQIASAITVIVQVLRLTDGKRKITSIQEITGMEGDVVTMQEIFAFTQTGVGASGEVQGYFHATGVRPKFADRLKGFGIALPDSIFAPERHYQ from the coding sequence ATGTCACTCAGAGATTTCTTGGCCACATCAGCGACACGCGCCTCCAAGCCGGCGCTGCAGGTTGTTCCCGAAGCGGCGGACACGCCCGAGGTCGCCGAGCCGCAAACGCCGCCCTCTGCGCCCGCCGCCCCGCATTACGGGCACTCCGCCGCCTATCTGGCGCTCAGGGCGCGCATTCATGCCAAGCTGCTGGAGCGCTTCGACCTGGCAGCGCTGGAGTCGCTGCCCACGCAGACGCTGCAGCAGGAAATTGCCAGCATGACCGAGCGCCTGCTGGAGGAGGACTCTGCGGTCGTCAACGATCTGGAGAGAAGGCTGCTGATCCGCGACATCCAGCACGAGATGCTGGGCTTCGGCCCTCTCGAGCTGCTCATGACCGACCCTGCGATCTCCGACATCCTGGTCAACCGCCACGATCAGATCTATGTGGAGCGCCTTGGTCGCCTGGAACTCACGCCCGTGGTCTTCACGGACGACAAGCATCTGCTTCGCATCATCGACAAGATCGTCTCGCGCATCGGCCGGCGCATCGACGAGTCCAGTCCCATGGTCGATGCCCGCCTACCTGACGGATCGCGCGTCAACGCCGTCATCCCGCCCGTGGCGCTCGATGGCCCCATGATGTCGATCCGGCGCTTTGCGCGCATCCCGCTGCGCATGGAGAACCTGATCCAGGACCTCAAGAGTCTGACACCAGGGATGGCCCTGACTCTGGAAGCCTTGGCCAAGGCCAAGGTGAACATGATCATCTCCGGGGGTACGGGCGCCGGCAAGACAACGCTGCTCAATATTCTTTCGGGCTACATTCCCGCCGTGGAACGTGTGGTCACCATCGAGGATGCCGCCGAGCTGCAGCTGCAGCAGCCTCATGTGGTGCGCATGGAAACGCGCCCACCCAATATAGAGGGCCGTGGAGAAATCACGCAGCGATCCCTTGTGCGTAACGCGCTGCGCATGCGCCCTGACCGCATCATCATCGGCGAAGTCCGGGGCGCCGAAGCGGTAGACATGCTGCAGGCCATGAATACCGGCCACGAAGGCTCGCTGACGACCATCCACGCCAACACTCCGCGCGACTCGCTGGCACGTCTGGAGAACATGGTCGGCATGGCTGGCCTCAATCTGCCGCACCAGGCCGCGCGCCAGCAGATTGCCTCGGCCATCACGGTGATCGTGCAGGTGCTGCGGCTTACCGACGGCAAGCGCAAGATCACCAGCATCCAGGAGATCACCGGCATGGAGGGCGATGTGGTCACCATGCAGGAGATTTTTGCCTTCACCCAGACCGGCGTTGGTGCAAGCGGCGAAGTCCAGGGGTATTTCCACGCCACGGGCGTCAGGCCCAAGTTCGCCGACCGGCTCAAAGGCTTCGGCATTGCGCTGCCCGACAGCATCTTCGCTCCAGAGCGTCACTATCAATGA
- a CDS encoding AAA family ATPase, which produces MKIAIISPNTTHLQEMARVLQEQSHQVQTFEGGKTRMPSIAEQHRPDLMIVDGMCCEPADLAPVEYVTTHQPHIAVILMCAQQTPEFLLQSMRAGVREVLTSPAPRQALLDAVHRIAAKLQHHTADRHQGQIMALLPCKGGSGATFLTTNLGWMLARKHSVLLIDLNLQFGDTLAYLHESKPASTLADVARDIHRLDASFLTASTVKITPHLHVLAAPESAMHAMEVEPAHVDAILQLASMHYDFVLIDMGRVLDPLALRVLDRAQLIVPVLLPNVPAVRNAQKLLHMFRDLGYPESRLYPVLNRVDRRSEIGLPEVRKALGLEQQWRSIPDAAPEVQATINAGVPLAESCRNSAVVRELGAWADALSPQVREDSNGFLNRLFRRA; this is translated from the coding sequence ATGAAAATCGCCATCATCTCTCCCAACACCACCCATCTTCAGGAGATGGCCCGCGTGCTGCAGGAGCAATCGCACCAGGTCCAGACCTTCGAAGGCGGCAAGACACGCATGCCTTCGATTGCCGAGCAGCACCGGCCTGATCTGATGATTGTGGACGGCATGTGCTGCGAGCCGGCCGACCTCGCGCCGGTGGAGTATGTGACCACGCATCAACCGCACATTGCCGTCATCTTGATGTGTGCCCAGCAGACCCCCGAGTTCCTGCTGCAGTCCATGCGTGCCGGCGTTCGCGAAGTGCTGACTTCACCGGCTCCGCGTCAGGCCCTGCTGGACGCAGTGCACCGCATCGCGGCCAAGCTGCAGCATCACACAGCGGACCGCCATCAGGGCCAGATCATGGCCTTGCTGCCCTGCAAGGGCGGCAGCGGAGCAACCTTTCTGACCACCAATCTCGGTTGGATGCTGGCGCGCAAGCACTCGGTGTTGCTGATCGACCTCAATCTGCAGTTCGGTGACACCCTGGCCTATCTGCATGAATCCAAACCCGCCTCGACCCTGGCAGATGTGGCCCGCGACATTCATCGCCTCGATGCGTCCTTTCTCACGGCCAGCACCGTCAAGATCACTCCTCACCTGCATGTGCTGGCGGCCCCCGAAAGCGCCATGCATGCCATGGAAGTGGAGCCGGCGCATGTGGATGCAATCCTGCAGCTCGCCAGCATGCACTATGACTTTGTCCTGATCGACATGGGGCGTGTGCTTGATCCGCTGGCGCTGCGGGTGCTCGACAGGGCCCAGCTGATCGTTCCCGTGTTGCTGCCCAATGTGCCAGCCGTGCGCAATGCGCAGAAGCTGCTGCACATGTTCCGCGATCTGGGCTATCCAGAAAGCCGCCTGTACCCGGTACTTAACCGGGTCGACCGGCGCAGCGAAATCGGCCTGCCCGAAGTGCGCAAGGCACTGGGCCTGGAGCAGCAATGGCGCAGCATTCCCGACGCCGCACCGGAAGTGCAGGCGACCATCAATGCGGGAGTGCCGCTGGCCGAATCCTGCCGCAACAGCGCCGTGGTCCGCGAACTGGGCGCCTGGGCCGATGCACTGTCGCCTCAGGTCCGGGAAGACAGCAACGGCTTTTTGAACCGGCTCTTCCGCCGGGCATGA
- a CDS encoding TadE/TadG family type IV pilus assembly protein, translated as MKTPRHSRSERGATIIEFALALLVFLMFLFGILDFSRMLFTWVAANEAARAGARYAAVCDDTAQQSKVLARMQALLPQVSTINVSWAPSGCTTASCQSVTVSITGLKFQWISPIVGQGLQTAIPMPSFASTLPREVMRQDINSSTACSS; from the coding sequence ATGAAAACGCCACGTCACTCCCGCTCCGAGCGCGGAGCAACCATCATCGAGTTTGCCCTGGCTCTGCTGGTCTTCCTGATGTTTCTGTTCGGCATCCTGGATTTCAGCCGCATGCTGTTCACCTGGGTGGCGGCCAACGAGGCTGCGCGGGCCGGGGCACGGTATGCCGCGGTCTGCGACGACACCGCCCAGCAGTCCAAGGTGCTTGCCCGCATGCAGGCCCTGCTGCCCCAGGTGAGCACCATCAATGTCAGCTGGGCCCCCTCCGGCTGCACCACGGCAAGCTGCCAAAGCGTGACCGTCTCGATCACGGGACTGAAATTCCAATGGATATCGCCCATCGTGGGCCAGGGGCTGCAAACGGCCATTCCCATGCCCAGTTTCGCCAGCACGCTGCCCCGGGAAGTCATGCGCCAGGACATCAACAGCAGCACGGCCTGCTCAAGCTAA
- a CDS encoding TadE/TadG family type IV pilus assembly protein — protein sequence MSKHHRQQGVELVELALILPFLLLLSMLVVEFGRALYEYNTVTKSVRDAVRYLSVQLPNTGCSQAQNLVVYGQTTAGTTPLAPGLNTGSVSCSWQTSGTYPLINTVTVTVTGYRFRSMTASVFGLQLGDANGGLTLSNIAATMRTQT from the coding sequence ATGTCCAAGCACCATAGGCAACAGGGGGTGGAGCTGGTGGAACTGGCTCTGATCCTGCCCTTTTTACTCCTGCTGAGCATGTTGGTCGTCGAATTCGGCCGCGCGCTCTACGAATACAACACAGTCACCAAATCGGTGCGCGATGCTGTGCGCTATCTCTCGGTGCAGCTGCCCAACACCGGCTGCAGCCAGGCACAGAACCTGGTGGTATACGGCCAGACCACGGCGGGAACCACACCTCTGGCCCCCGGCCTGAACACCGGCTCCGTGAGCTGCTCCTGGCAGACCAGCGGAACCTATCCGCTGATCAACACCGTCACCGTAACCGTCACCGGCTACCGCTTTCGCTCCATGACCGCCAGCGTCTTCGGCTTGCAACTAGGCGATGCCAACGGCGGCCTGACGCTGAGCAATATCGCCGCCACGATGAGGACACAGACATGA
- a CDS encoding pilus assembly protein TadG-related protein: MSTRILAPTLVRPAGSRSRRSSRRQQHGAIIVTAALALLLLLGFMGIALDFGRLFIVRTELQTALDSCALAAARELNKQPDAISRAVSAGVAAGNLNGVNLQSANWSGQGQITAADVSFRDASYLSTTSATAAVYSQCTHTQSNIGIWLLKALGALSGDSTSFPATGSVGAYAVATRASAQSACPIPVALQAKTPGATKPDYGYTAGDWLTLLAKSSGGSTFGWANLDGSNSASETADELNGHCGSKLGDTLGTPGVQASIVEIWNYRFGIYKNSSGPSVGRPDYTGYIYNTSTWSAGRSAYNGSSGSTPNFLAQRLAFTPCGKNPAQCGQQGGGFSSVATSAQHRAYGADRRIVTVPIVDTGRKVVDFACMLMLEPMAIPVDDVKLEYLGNASATGSPCTTSGLAGGSAGPLVPVLVR; the protein is encoded by the coding sequence ATGAGCACCCGCATTCTTGCCCCGACCCTGGTGCGGCCTGCCGGAAGCCGCAGCCGGCGCAGTTCACGGCGCCAGCAGCATGGCGCCATCATCGTCACGGCAGCACTGGCTCTTTTGCTGCTGCTGGGATTCATGGGCATCGCGCTGGATTTCGGGCGCCTGTTCATCGTCAGGACAGAGCTGCAGACGGCACTTGACAGCTGCGCGCTGGCCGCAGCGCGCGAACTCAACAAGCAGCCCGATGCAATCAGCCGCGCCGTAAGCGCAGGTGTTGCTGCCGGCAATCTCAACGGAGTGAACCTGCAGTCGGCCAACTGGAGCGGCCAGGGTCAGATCACCGCCGCCGATGTCAGCTTTCGCGACGCCAGCTATCTGAGCACCACCAGCGCGACGGCTGCCGTCTATTCGCAGTGCACGCACACTCAATCCAATATCGGCATATGGCTGCTGAAGGCACTGGGAGCCTTATCAGGCGACAGCACCAGCTTTCCGGCCACCGGCAGTGTGGGCGCTTATGCGGTGGCCACACGGGCCAGTGCGCAAAGCGCCTGCCCGATTCCCGTAGCACTTCAGGCAAAAACGCCTGGGGCAACCAAGCCCGACTACGGCTACACAGCCGGGGACTGGCTCACCCTGCTGGCCAAGTCCAGCGGCGGCAGCACCTTCGGCTGGGCCAATCTGGACGGCTCCAACAGTGCCTCCGAGACCGCCGACGAGCTCAACGGCCATTGCGGCAGCAAGCTGGGCGACACCCTGGGCACACCCGGCGTTCAGGCTTCCATCGTCGAAATCTGGAACTACCGGTTCGGCATCTACAAGAACTCCAGCGGACCCAGCGTGGGCCGGCCCGACTACACCGGCTATATCTACAACACCAGCACCTGGAGTGCCGGCCGCAGCGCCTACAACGGCAGCTCGGGCAGCACGCCCAACTTTCTCGCCCAGCGCCTGGCGTTCACGCCCTGTGGTAAAAACCCCGCCCAGTGCGGGCAGCAGGGTGGCGGCTTTTCTTCGGTTGCCACATCGGCCCAGCACAGGGCCTATGGCGCGGACCGCCGCATCGTGACGGTGCCCATCGTCGATACCGGCCGCAAGGTGGTCGATTTCGCCTGCATGCTGATGCTCGAGCCCATGGCGATCCCGGTCGATGACGTCAAGCTCGAGTACCTGGGCAATGCCAGCGCCACTGGCAGCCCCTGCACCACCAGCGGACTCGCAGGCGGCTCGGCCGGCCCGCTGGTTCCCGTCCTCGTGAGGTGA
- a CDS encoding Flp family type IVb pilin translates to MHSVTQWGNHLQHFLRDDEGAQVVEYALIIAVVSIALVLAIQGLAGGKFADFITRVSNCLTGTCS, encoded by the coding sequence ATGCACTCCGTCACCCAATGGGGCAATCACTTGCAGCACTTCCTCAGGGACGATGAAGGTGCTCAGGTCGTCGAGTACGCGCTGATCATTGCCGTGGTGTCCATCGCACTGGTACTGGCAATTCAGGGTCTGGCTGGCGGCAAGTTTGCGGACTTCATCACACGAGTCTCGAACTGCCTGACGGGCACCTGCTCCTAG
- a CDS encoding Flp family type IVb pilin yields the protein MSHIAQQFGHSLLSFARDDEGAQVVEYALIIAVVSIALVVALRALTTGTSFSGFISRVSSCLTSTTCA from the coding sequence ATGTCCCATATCGCTCAACAATTTGGCCATTCCCTGCTGTCTTTTGCTCGTGACGATGAAGGTGCGCAAGTCGTCGAATACGCACTGATCATTGCCGTGGTCTCCATCGCGCTGGTCGTCGCGCTCCGGGCCCTCACCACCGGTACAAGCTTTAGCGGCTTCATCTCCCGCGTCTCGAGTTGCCTCACAAGCACGACCTGCGCTTGA